From the genome of Vulpes lagopus strain Blue_001 chromosome 2, ASM1834538v1, whole genome shotgun sequence, one region includes:
- the LOC121484437 gene encoding zinc finger protein 268-like isoform X2 gives MLENYSNLISLGYQATRPEAMVYLEEGEQGMVEREFLSQCSPERPLQCFSRGECLKQKLDSKFQSKNYAEMNSDQLNGHGKSFFHTLHETCHTQAQYSEHNFCVKTFSMVKNLKRHHRIHTEGKPYECSECPKSFRYKSKLIIHQRTHTGEKPYRCPECQKAFSTKCHLTLHQRTHTGEKPYGCIECPKSFRTKYHLILHHRTHTGEKPFECKECGKAYREKTKLRLHYRTHTGEKPFECTDCGKSFMQKSNLIIHQRTHTGDRPYGCRECEKTFCSKSQLVVHQRTHTGERLYECKECGKAFNKNSHLLTHQRIHRGEKPYECSECGKAFVHTSQLIVHQKNHTGRKSYECKECGKAFNKKSHFITHQRIHTGEKPYECSECGKAFIDNSQLIVHRRTHTGEKPYECKECGKAFNKKSSLITHQRIHTGEKPYKCSECGKAFIDKSHLIVHQRTHTGEKPYECSECGKAFIRKAMLIVHQRTHTGEKPFVCLECQKAFSSMAMLSRHQLIHTGEKPHGCNECGKAFRQKSHLIIHQRCHTGEKPYGCVPCGQIFNQKSQLIRHQRRHTGEKPYQCTQCGKAFFEKSYLSVHQRSHSGQKPYQCNECGKTFSVKFFLTSHEEIHTGKKSQEHSEHWKDFSEMSDEYKRIHTRDIL, from the exons ATGTTGGAAAATTATAGCAACCTAATATCATTGG GTTATCAAGCTACTAGGCCAGAAGCAATGGTCTACTTGGAGGAAGGAGAACAAGGAATGGTAGAGAGAGAATTCCTAAGCCAGTGTAGTCCAG AAAGACCTCTTCAGTGTTTCTCAAGAGGAGAATGTTTGAAACAAAAGTTGGATTCAAAATTTCAGAGTAAAAACTATGCAGAAATGAATTCTGATCAATTAAACGGCCACGGGAAATCATTTTTCCATACTCTACATGAAACCTGCCATACTCAAGCCCAGTACAGTGAACATAATTTCTGTGTGAAGACTTTCAGCATggtgaaaaatcttaaaagacatcACAGAATCCACACAGAAGGGAAACCTTATGAATGTAGTGAGTGCCCAAAATCCTTCAGGTATAAGTCGAAGCTCATAATACACCAGAGAACTCATACAGGAGAGAAGCCGTACAGATGCCCTGAATGTCAGAAAGCTTTCAGTACAAAATGTCATCTCACTCTACACCAGAGAactcatacaggagagaaaccgTATGGATGTATTGAGTGTCCAAAATCTTTCAGAACAAAGTATCACCTCATTCTCCACCACAGGACTCACACAGGTGAGAAACCCTTTGAATGCAAAGAGTGTGGAAAAGCTTACAGGGAGAAGACAAAGCTCAGATTGCACTACAGAACacatacaggagagaaaccttTTGAGTGTACTGATTGTGGGAAAAGTTTTATGCAGAAGTCAAACCTGATAATCCATCAAAGAACTCATACAGGAGATAGACCCTATGGATGTAGAGAATGTGAGAAGACCTTCTGTAGTAAGTCTCAGCTTGTTGTTCACCAGCGAACTCATACAGGAGAAAGGTTGTATGAATgcaaggaatgtgggaaagccttcaatAAAAACTCACATCTCCTGACACATCAAAGAATTCATAgaggagagaaaccttatgaatgcaGTGAGTGTGGAAAAGCTTTTGTACACACATCACAACTTATTGTACATCAGAAAAATCATACAGGAAGAAAATCTTATGAATgcaaggaatgtgggaaagccttcaatAAAAAGTCACATTTCATAACACATCAGCGAATCCATACGGGAGAAAAGCCTTATGAATGCAGCgaatgtgggaaagctttcaTAGACAATTCACAGCTTATTGTGCATCGAAGaactcacacaggagagaaaccttatgaatgcaaggaatgtgggaaagcctttaatAAAAAGTCATCTCTCATAACACATCAGAGAATCCATACAGGAGAAAAACCTTATAAATGTAGTGAATGTGGAAAAGCTTTTATTGACAAGTCACATCTCATTGTCCATCAGCGaactcacacaggagagaaaccctatgaatgcagtgaatgtggaaaagcTTTCATACGAAAGGCAATGCTCATTGTCCATCAGAGAACacatacaggagagaaaccctttGTATGTCTTGAATGCCAAAAAGCCTTTAGCAGTATGGCAATGCTCAGTAGACATCAGTTgattcacacaggagagaagcccCATGgatgtaatgaatgtggaaaagcttTCCGCCAAAAAAGCCATCTTATTATCCACCAACGGTGccatacaggagagaaaccctacgGATGTGTTCCATGTGGTCAAATCTTCAACCAGAAGTCACAGCTCATTAGACATCAGAGACgccacacaggagagaaaccgtATCAGTGCACtcaatgtggaaaagcctttttTGAGAAATCATACCTCAGTGTCCATCAGAGAAGTCACTCGGGACAGAAACCTTATCAGTGTAATGAGTGTGGGAAAACATTCTCTGTCAAATTTTTTCTTACTTCACATGAGGAAATTCATACCGGAAAGAAATCTCAGGAACACAGTGAGCACTGGAAAGACTTCAGTGAGATGTCAGATGAATACAAGAGAATTCATACAAGAGACATcctatga
- the LOC121484437 gene encoding zinc finger protein 268-like isoform X1, protein MTKSQGLLSFSDVSVDFTWEEWQLLDTVQRNLYRDVMLENYSNLISLGYQATRPEAMVYLEEGEQGMVEREFLSQCSPERPLQCFSRGECLKQKLDSKFQSKNYAEMNSDQLNGHGKSFFHTLHETCHTQAQYSEHNFCVKTFSMVKNLKRHHRIHTEGKPYECSECPKSFRYKSKLIIHQRTHTGEKPYRCPECQKAFSTKCHLTLHQRTHTGEKPYGCIECPKSFRTKYHLILHHRTHTGEKPFECKECGKAYREKTKLRLHYRTHTGEKPFECTDCGKSFMQKSNLIIHQRTHTGDRPYGCRECEKTFCSKSQLVVHQRTHTGERLYECKECGKAFNKNSHLLTHQRIHRGEKPYECSECGKAFVHTSQLIVHQKNHTGRKSYECKECGKAFNKKSHFITHQRIHTGEKPYECSECGKAFIDNSQLIVHRRTHTGEKPYECKECGKAFNKKSSLITHQRIHTGEKPYKCSECGKAFIDKSHLIVHQRTHTGEKPYECSECGKAFIRKAMLIVHQRTHTGEKPFVCLECQKAFSSMAMLSRHQLIHTGEKPHGCNECGKAFRQKSHLIIHQRCHTGEKPYGCVPCGQIFNQKSQLIRHQRRHTGEKPYQCTQCGKAFFEKSYLSVHQRSHSGQKPYQCNECGKTFSVKFFLTSHEEIHTGKKSQEHSEHWKDFSEMSDEYKRIHTRDIL, encoded by the exons GGCTTGTTGTCATTCAGTGATGTGTCTGTGGATTTCACCTGGGAAGAATGGCAGCTACTAGATACTGTTCAGAGGAACCTCTACCGGGATGTGATGTTGGAAAATTATAGCAACCTAATATCATTGG GTTATCAAGCTACTAGGCCAGAAGCAATGGTCTACTTGGAGGAAGGAGAACAAGGAATGGTAGAGAGAGAATTCCTAAGCCAGTGTAGTCCAG AAAGACCTCTTCAGTGTTTCTCAAGAGGAGAATGTTTGAAACAAAAGTTGGATTCAAAATTTCAGAGTAAAAACTATGCAGAAATGAATTCTGATCAATTAAACGGCCACGGGAAATCATTTTTCCATACTCTACATGAAACCTGCCATACTCAAGCCCAGTACAGTGAACATAATTTCTGTGTGAAGACTTTCAGCATggtgaaaaatcttaaaagacatcACAGAATCCACACAGAAGGGAAACCTTATGAATGTAGTGAGTGCCCAAAATCCTTCAGGTATAAGTCGAAGCTCATAATACACCAGAGAACTCATACAGGAGAGAAGCCGTACAGATGCCCTGAATGTCAGAAAGCTTTCAGTACAAAATGTCATCTCACTCTACACCAGAGAactcatacaggagagaaaccgTATGGATGTATTGAGTGTCCAAAATCTTTCAGAACAAAGTATCACCTCATTCTCCACCACAGGACTCACACAGGTGAGAAACCCTTTGAATGCAAAGAGTGTGGAAAAGCTTACAGGGAGAAGACAAAGCTCAGATTGCACTACAGAACacatacaggagagaaaccttTTGAGTGTACTGATTGTGGGAAAAGTTTTATGCAGAAGTCAAACCTGATAATCCATCAAAGAACTCATACAGGAGATAGACCCTATGGATGTAGAGAATGTGAGAAGACCTTCTGTAGTAAGTCTCAGCTTGTTGTTCACCAGCGAACTCATACAGGAGAAAGGTTGTATGAATgcaaggaatgtgggaaagccttcaatAAAAACTCACATCTCCTGACACATCAAAGAATTCATAgaggagagaaaccttatgaatgcaGTGAGTGTGGAAAAGCTTTTGTACACACATCACAACTTATTGTACATCAGAAAAATCATACAGGAAGAAAATCTTATGAATgcaaggaatgtgggaaagccttcaatAAAAAGTCACATTTCATAACACATCAGCGAATCCATACGGGAGAAAAGCCTTATGAATGCAGCgaatgtgggaaagctttcaTAGACAATTCACAGCTTATTGTGCATCGAAGaactcacacaggagagaaaccttatgaatgcaaggaatgtgggaaagcctttaatAAAAAGTCATCTCTCATAACACATCAGAGAATCCATACAGGAGAAAAACCTTATAAATGTAGTGAATGTGGAAAAGCTTTTATTGACAAGTCACATCTCATTGTCCATCAGCGaactcacacaggagagaaaccctatgaatgcagtgaatgtggaaaagcTTTCATACGAAAGGCAATGCTCATTGTCCATCAGAGAACacatacaggagagaaaccctttGTATGTCTTGAATGCCAAAAAGCCTTTAGCAGTATGGCAATGCTCAGTAGACATCAGTTgattcacacaggagagaagcccCATGgatgtaatgaatgtggaaaagcttTCCGCCAAAAAAGCCATCTTATTATCCACCAACGGTGccatacaggagagaaaccctacgGATGTGTTCCATGTGGTCAAATCTTCAACCAGAAGTCACAGCTCATTAGACATCAGAGACgccacacaggagagaaaccgtATCAGTGCACtcaatgtggaaaagcctttttTGAGAAATCATACCTCAGTGTCCATCAGAGAAGTCACTCGGGACAGAAACCTTATCAGTGTAATGAGTGTGGGAAAACATTCTCTGTCAAATTTTTTCTTACTTCACATGAGGAAATTCATACCGGAAAGAAATCTCAGGAACACAGTGAGCACTGGAAAGACTTCAGTGAGATGTCAGATGAATACAAGAGAATTCATACAAGAGACATcctatga